From Pseudomonas sp. FP2335, the proteins below share one genomic window:
- a CDS encoding YqjD family protein codes for MARKTAKTAQEILLADFQTLVSDTEKLLDDTKILAGDQADELRSKIHESLLKARETLHQTEESLRERGQAAVTATEDYVQANPWQSVGIAAGVGFLIGLLATRR; via the coding sequence ATGGCCAGAAAAACGGCAAAGACTGCTCAAGAAATACTGCTGGCGGATTTTCAAACCCTGGTCAGCGACACCGAAAAGCTGCTGGACGACACCAAGATCCTGGCTGGTGACCAAGCCGACGAGCTGCGCAGCAAGATCCACGAGAGCCTGCTCAAGGCCCGTGAAACCTTGCACCAGACCGAAGAGTCCCTGCGCGAACGCGGCCAGGCGGCCGTCACCGCCACTGAAGATTATGTGCAGGCCAATCCTTGGCAGTCGGTCGGCATTGCCGCCGGCGTGGGTTTCCTGATCGGCCTGCTGGCTACAAGGCGCTAA
- a CDS encoding phage holin family protein, translating into MSNGETGSSTSSTSKRLGAAVLGLLHSHVELFGIELQEQKARTVSLLLFAGLALVFALLLLVGLSTLVMILVWDTGYRLTGIICLCVFYSLAAAFCGLRLKAAVFDESTPFHATLEELANDRERLLP; encoded by the coding sequence ATGTCTAACGGCGAAACCGGCTCGTCCACGAGCTCTACTTCAAAGCGCCTGGGCGCGGCCGTGTTGGGTTTGCTGCACAGCCACGTCGAACTGTTCGGCATCGAATTACAGGAGCAGAAGGCGCGCACCGTCAGCCTGTTGCTGTTTGCCGGGCTGGCGTTGGTGTTTGCCCTGCTGCTGTTGGTGGGGTTGTCGACCCTGGTGATGATCCTGGTCTGGGACACCGGCTATCGTCTCACCGGGATCATCTGCCTCTGCGTGTTCTACAGCCTGGCCGCCGCCTTCTGCGGGTTACGCCTGAAAGCGGCGGTGTTCGATGAGTCCACACCGTTCCACGCCACCCTCGAAGAGCTGGCCAACGACCGGGAGCGCCTGCTGCCATGA